The Mercurialis annua linkage group LG2, ddMerAnnu1.2, whole genome shotgun sequence genome contains a region encoding:
- the LOC126667001 gene encoding uncharacterized protein LOC126667001, with translation MLTGRKKNREKERNNSSFKVPKNKKYKEIDQEKESFTKMGNSLRCCLACVLPCGALDLIRIVHLNGSVDEITHPVTAGEILKANPNHVLSKPCSQGVARKILILSPESELKRGSIYFLIPASSLPEKKRNKKSLRKSKKCNSDDISDCKSSRRDGRTGRVGVWRPHLRSISED, from the coding sequence ATGCTTAccggaagaaaaaaaaacagagagaaagagagaaacaATAGTAGTTTCAAAGTtccaaagaataaaaaatataaagagatCGATCAAGAAAAAGAAAGTTTTACAAAAATGGGCAATAGCTTAAGGTGTTGTCTGGCTTGTGTTCTTCCTTGTGGAGCTCTAGACTTGATCCGAATAGTTCATCTCAACGGCTCCGTAGACGAAATAACACATCCAGTCACAGCCGGTGAGATCCTCAAAGCAAACCCTAATCATGTTCTAAGCAAACCATGTTCTCAAGGAGTTGCTCGTAAAATCTTAATCCTCTCCCCCGAATCGGAGCTTAAACGAGGCAGTATATACTTCTTGATTCCGGCTTCTTCGTTGCCCGAAAAGAAAAGGAACAAGAAATCCTTAAGAAAGAGCAAGAAATGCAACTCTGATGATATTTCAGATTGTAAATCATCCCGTCGCGATGGCCGGACCGGTCGTGTTGGAGTGTGGCGGCCTCATCTAAGGAGCATCTCTGAAGACtaa